The following are from one region of the Pseudomonadota bacterium genome:
- the maiA gene encoding maleylacetoacetate isomerase yields the protein MADVPALTLHHFSESSASYRMRIALGLKGLSFRSVLVNIRQREQHEERYRRLNPQGLVPCLEVGEAFAIGQSNAMLEYLEEAGAGVPLLPSTPAERAQARSIAQQVISDVAPFQKTTLQRYLSDAFDFDEGAIGQWLGFWMGRGLRPIEALLGDRVGQGGFAFGEQPGWVECCLVPQLHNLRKFTVDLAPFPALVALEARCLDHPAFEAAHPRHWQG from the coding sequence ATGGCTGACGTGCCCGCGCTGACCTTGCATCACTTCAGCGAATCCAGCGCGAGCTACCGCATGCGCATCGCCTTGGGGCTGAAGGGGCTTTCCTTCCGCTCCGTGCTGGTCAACATCCGCCAGCGCGAGCAGCACGAGGAGCGCTACCGGCGGCTGAATCCCCAGGGCTTGGTGCCGTGCCTGGAAGTGGGGGAGGCCTTCGCCATCGGTCAGTCCAACGCCATGCTCGAGTACCTGGAGGAAGCGGGCGCCGGAGTGCCCCTGCTGCCGTCGACGCCCGCCGAGCGAGCTCAGGCGCGCTCGATCGCCCAGCAGGTGATCAGCGACGTGGCGCCTTTCCAGAAGACGACCCTGCAGCGTTACCTGAGCGATGCCTTCGACTTCGACGAGGGAGCGATCGGCCAGTGGCTAGGGTTCTGGATGGGCCGGGGCTTGCGGCCGATCGAGGCGCTGTTGGGCGACCGAGTCGGGCAGGGTGGCTTCGCGTTCGGGGAGCAGCCCGGTTGGGTGGAATGCTGCCTGGTCCCGCAGCTCCACAACCTACGCAAGTTCACCGTCGACCTCGCGCCGTTTCCCGCCCTGGTGGCGCTCGAAGCGCGATGCTTGGATCACCCGGCCTTCGAGGCGGCACACCCTCGCCATTGGCAGGGCTGA